The following proteins are co-located in the Mus caroli chromosome 7, CAROLI_EIJ_v1.1, whole genome shotgun sequence genome:
- the LOC110299237 gene encoding major allergen I polypeptide chain 1-like, which produces MKLTGALVILGATLLLLTSGGDCGICPAIKQDVHLFFYRTPEEYVKYVEKYKDDPETLENTEKLKKCVDRTLTQENKEHAAAFIEKIEASPSC; this is translated from the exons ATGAAGCTCACTGGTGCTCTGGTGATCCTCGGGGCTACCCTGCTCCTCCTAACTTCAGGAGGAG ATTGTGGCATTTGTCCAGCTATAAAACAGGATGTTCATCTATTTTTTTACAGGACCCCAGAAGAGTATGTTAAGTATGTGGAAAAATACAAAGATGACCCTGAAACACTGGAAAATACTGAAAAACTCAAGAAATGTGTCGATAGGACATTGACGCAGGAAAACAAGGAACATGCGGCTGCTTTCATC GAAAAAATAGAAGCCAGTCCGTCATGTTGA